Proteins encoded within one genomic window of Trichoderma asperellum chromosome 2, complete sequence:
- the DHH1 gene encoding DExD/H-box ATP-dependent RNA helicase dhh1 (BUSCO:EOG092D1TTT): MASQLADQLQNTQLSDGASPRNEDWKQNLNIPAKDTRLQTEDVTKTKGLEFENFALKRDLLMGIFEAGFEKPSPIQEEAIPVALTGRDILARAKNGTGKTAAFVIPALERINPKVSKIQCLILVPTRELAMQTSQVCKMLGKHLGVNVMVTTGGTGLRDDILRLQEPVHIVVGTPGRILDLAGKNVADLSECPMFIMDEADKLLSIEFTPVIEQLLQFHPKDRQVMLFSATFPLSVKDFSDKNMTSPYEINLMDELTLRGITQYYAFVEEKQKVHCLNTLFSKLQINQSIIFCNSTNRVELLAKKITELGYSCFYSHARMQQHARNRVFHDFRNGVCRNLVCSDLLTRGIDIQAVNVVINFDFPKNAETYLHRIGRSGRFGHLGLAINLINWDDRFNLYNIERDLGTEIQPIPASIDKSLYVYEHPESIPRPISNLPKNAMPQQQALLAPALSQPAYHQQPQGNWQAQNGQQNGNAQFNGGRGRGGRGRGYRGRGGSSGGNGRGRGQPPRDPQS, from the exons TGATGGCGCTTCCCCACGAAATGAAGACTGGAAACAGAACCTGAATATCCCTGCCAAGGATACCCGACTGCAAACAGAG GATGTCACAAAAACCAAGGGTCTCGAGTTTGAGAACTTTGCTTTAAAGCGAGATTTGCTCATGGGAATCTTTGAAGCTGGCTTTGAGAAGCCTTCTcccatccaagaagaagccatcccCGTTGCATTAACTGGCCGTGACATATTAGCCCGAGCCAAAAATGGCACGGGAAAAACCGCCGCCTTTGTCATCCCCGCTCTGGAACGCATCAACCCCAAAGTCTCAAAAATTCAATGTCTTATCCTCGTCCCCACTCGCGAGCTGGCTATGCAAACGTCTCAAGTGTGCAAGATGCTGGGCAAGCACCTCGGCGTTAATGTCATGGTAACAACTGGTGGTACTGGTCTACGAGATGACATCCTCCGTTTACAGGAGCCCGTCCATATTGTGGTCGGTACTCCGGGCCGAATCCTAGATCTTGCAGGAAAGAATGTTGCAGATCTCAGCGAATGTCCCATGTTCATCATGGACGAGGCTGACAAACTTCTCTCCATTGAATTCACCCCTGTTATCGAGCAGCTGCTTCAATTCCATCCCAAGGACCGACAGGTCATGCTCTTCTCCGCCACTTTCCCCCTCTCGGTTAAGGACTTCTCCGATAAAAATATGACCAGCCCCTACGAAATCAATCTCATGGACGAACTCACCTTGCGAGGTATTACTCAATACTATGCCTTCGTcgaagagaagcagaaggtTCACTGCTTGAACACACTCTTCTCAAAGCTGCAAATCAACCAATCCATCATCTTCTGCAACTCGACCAACCGAGTCGAGCTGCTTGCTAAGAAAATCACCGAACTCGGTTACTCATGCTTCTACAGCCATGCTAGGATGCAACAGCATGCTCGAAACCGGGTCTTCCACGACTTTCGTAATGGCGTTTGCCGAAACTTGGTTTGCTCAGATCTTCTCACCCGAGGTATTGATATCCAAGCCGTGAACGTCGTCATCAACTTTGACTTCCCTAAGAACGCCGAAACCTATTTGCACCGTATTGGTCGATCTGGTCGCTTTGGTCACCTTGGTCTGGCCATCAATTTGATCAACTGGGACGACCGGTTCAACCTATACAACATTGAGAGGGATCTTGGCACTGAAATTCAACCCATCCCTGCGAGCATCGACAAGAGCCTTTACGTCTATGAACATCCTGAATCCATCCCTCGTCCCATTTCGAACCTTCCCAAGAACGCCatgcctcagcagcaggctctCCTAGCTCCGGCGTTGAGCCAACCAGCTTACCATCAACAACCCCAAGGAAACTGGCAGGCTCAAAATGGTCAACAGAACGGCAATGCCCAATTCAACGGTGGACGTGGCAGAGGTGGCCGAGGCCGTGGATACCGAGGTcgaggcggcagcagcggcggcaatgGCAGAGGTCGCGGTCAGCCACCACGAGACCCTCAATCCTAA
- a CDS encoding uncharacterized protein (BUSCO:EOG092D0JGD): MFTFCPLQGALSESLASQSLLELDGGVKVLVDLGWDESFSSEKLEELEKQVPTLSLILLTHATVSHLAAYAHCCKNIALFTRIPVYATRPVIDLGRTLTQDLYSSTPAAATTIRQSSLSETTYAYSQTATTAQNLLLQSPTPEEIARYFSLIQPLKYSQPHQPLSSPFSPPLNGLTITAYNSGHTLGGTIWHIQHGLESIVYAVDWNQARENVFAGAAWLGGAGGGGAEVIEQLRKPTALICSSRGADKTAQAGGRAKRDEHLIEMIKSCVGRGGTVLIPVDSSARVLEISYLLENAWRTDAANKDGVLKFSKLYLAGRNVSSTMRYARSMLEWMDNNIVQEFEAFAEGQRKTNGGSEKKEGAPFDFKYLRLLERKAQIAKLLSQSIENGETQGRVILASDVSMDWGFSKDLVKGLAKDTRNLVILTERPSLANANAPSISRTMWEWWKERRDGISTEHASSGDSLETIYSGGRELEVREARREPLEGDELAIYQQWLATQRQLQATQQAGGAGALEASADVVDDASSESSSDSEEEGEQQGKALNVSATMGQAGRKNVVLKDEDLGINILIKKKTVYDFDTRGKRGRERSFPMAIRRKRHDDFGELIRPEDYLRAEEKEDDAVDSAQVAAEDEKLGKKRKWDDVVKQVAGANKRPSMNRTATADDTEAMDLADGAVADELDMVEDTEPEEPTGPCKLVYNTETVAVNLRIAFIDFSGLHDKRSLNMLIPLIQPRKLILVGGTQEETMALATDCRTALASDGDRSVDVFTPEIGTWVDASMDTNAWVVKLADPLVKKLKWQNVRGLGIVTITGQLLASALAQEAEGQTQEDMANKRQKTESSTSTAVTLTNAADTATMPTLDVLPANLISAARSAAQSLHVGDLRLADLRRAMQSAGHSAEFRGEGTLVVDGSVAVRKTAEGRIDVESVGLPLGGKRSTLYEVKRAIYDNLAVVAGA; encoded by the exons ATGTTCACCTTCTGCCCGCTTCAGGGCGCTCTTTCGGAGTCGCTCGCGTCGCAATCCCTCTTGGAGCTCGATGGAGGGGTCAAGGTGCTGGTCGACCTGGGATGGGACGAGTCTTTCAGCAGTGAGAAGCTCGAGGAGCTGGAAAA ACAAGTGCCCACCCTGTCTCTTATTCTTCTAACACATGCGACGGTATCGCATCTTGCTGCTTACGCCCACTGCTGCAAAAATATTGCTCTCTTCACACGCATCCCCGTCTATGCGACTCGGCCGGTCATCGATCTGGGACGAACGCTCACCCAAGACCTCTACTCTTCCACGCCCGCAGCTGCTACAACGATTCGCCAAAGCTCTCTTTCTGAGACGACATACGCATATTCACAGACGGCTACAACTGCGCAgaatctccttctccaaTCCCCCACCCCCGAAGAGATTGCGCGATACTTCTCCCTCATCCAGCCGCTCAAATACTCACAACCACATCAACCCTTATCTTCGCCGTTCTCTCCGCCGCTAAATGGACTCACGATCACGGCCTACAACTCTGGCCACACTCTTGGTGGCACAATCTGGCATATTCAACACGGGCTAGAGTCTATCGTATATGCTGTGGATTGGAACCAGGCCCGCGAGAATGTatttgctggagctgcttgGCTTGGTGGTGCAGGGGGCGGCGGTGCAGAGGTTATTGAGCAACTACGCAAACCAACCGCTCTGATTTGCAGCTCCCGCGGTGCTGATAAAACTGCGCAGGCGGGTGGTCGTGCCAAGCGAGACGAGCATCTGATTGAAATGATCAAATCTTGTGTTGGTCGAGGTGGCACGGTTCTCATACCTGTAGATTCTAGTGCCAGAGTTTTGGAGATATCGTATCTTCTGGAAAATGCTTGGAGGACAGATGCGGCTAATAAAGATGGAGTGCTAAAGTTTTCAAAGCTGTATCTCGCGGGACGAAATGTGTCTAGTACCATGAGATATGCGCGCAGCATGCTGGAGTGGATGGACAACAATATTGTCCAAGAATTTGAAGCTTTTGCAGAGGGTCAGAGGAAAACCAATGGGGGTagcgagaaaaaagaaggagcaCCATTCGATTTCAAATACCTGCGCCTATTAGAACGGAAAGCCCAGATCGCAAAGCTTTTAAGCCAGAGCATTGAGAATGGGGAAACGCAGGGACGTGTGATTCTAGCCAGCGATGTTAGCATGGATTGGGGATTTTCCAAGGACTTGGTAAAGGGTCTGGCGAAGGACACTCGCAACCTGGTCATTTTAACAGAGCGGCCTAGTTtggccaatgccaatgcTCCCTCCATCTCGAGAACGATGTGGGAATGgtggaaggaaagaagagatggcATTTCTACGGAGCATGCCAGCAGCGGAGACAGCCTTGAGACGATCTACAGCGGTGGCCGTGAATTGGAGGTTCGCGAAGCTCGCCGCGAACCTTTGGAAGGAGACGAACTTGCCATCTATCAACAGTGGTTGGCTACCCAGAGACAGCTGCAGGCAACTCAGCAAGCCGGTGGAGCGGGTGCGCTGGAAGCATCTGCTGATGTTGTGGACGACGCATCATCTGAATCATCATCCGACTCTGAAGAGGAAGGCGAACAACAGGGTAAAGCACTCAATGTTTCCGCCACAATGGGCCAGGCTGGCCGTAAGAATGTAGTCCTTAAGGATGAAGACTTGGGCATTAATATCTTAATTAAGAAGAAAACGGTGTACGACTTTGACACACGAGGTAAAAGGGGTAGAGAACGATCGTTCCCCATGGCCATTAGACGGAAGAGACATGATGATTTTGGCGAATTGATTCGCCCAGAAGATTATTTACGagcagaggagaaggaagacgACGCAGTTGACAGTGCTCAGGTCGCTGCAGAAGACGAAAAGCTTGGTAAAAAGCGCAAGTGGGATGATGTCGTCAAGCAGGTGGCTGGCGCCAACAAGCGGCCTAGCATGAACAGAACAGCCACAGCAGACGATACGGAGGCTATGGACCTGGCAGATGGTGCTGTCGCGGACGAACTGGACATGGTTGAAGACACTGAACCAGAGGAACCCACAGGACCATGCAAATTGGTATACAACACAGAAACAGTGGCAGTCAACCTGCGGATTGCATTTATAGACTTTAGCGGACTGCACGACAAACGAAGTCTAAACATGTTGATACCCCTCATCCAGCCACGGAAGTTGATTCTTGTGGGAGGCACTCAGGAAGAGACTATGGCTCTGGCAACAGACTGCCGGACCGCACTGGCGTCCGATGGAGATCGCTCCGTCGATGTGTTCACACCCGAAATAGGCACATGGGTGGACGCCAGCATGGATACAAACGCTTGGGTCGTGAAGCTGGCAGATCCTCTAGTGAAGAAGCTTAAGTGGCAGAACGTCCGGGGCCTAGGCATCGTCACAATCACAGGTCAGCTGCTTGCCTCGGCCCTGgctcaagaagcagaaggccAAACGCAAGAAGACATGGCAAATAAGAGGCAAAAGACGGAGTCGTCTACATCTACAGCCGTTACGCTCACCAACGCAGCCGACACGGCCACTATGCCCACTCTGGATGTCCTTCCCGCGAACCTCATCTCGGCTGCCCGCTCGGCCGCTCAGTCCCTTCACGTTGGTGATCTGCGACTTGCTGATCTACGTCGTGCGATGCAAAGCGCTGGTCACTCTGCCGAGTTTCGCGGCGAGGGTACTCTTGTCGTGGACGGCTCGGTGGCAGTACGCAAGACGGCCGAAGGTCGTATCGACGTTGAGAGCGTGGGTCTCCCGCTTGGCGGGAAGAGGAGCACACTTTATGAAGTCAAGAGGGCGATTTACGATAATTTGGCGGTTGTGGCAGGTGCATGA
- a CDS encoding uncharacterized protein (EggNog:ENOG41): protein MRQNDGHSTGKRRSQHLMEAKASKKRLLCSDILVLPTEILLLIIDNLPLPWRFSLALTCKYFTELTHRSALPRLEGEELTEFLFTLQKDIPNTFFCYCCHKLRLLDPNLKWESQAHAWTLRDFRNSYWLPDSCNAQHVSLPEKFRHSLFSTQISFMEANLVMSRHFYGFSHGIPLQSLERYKSFEHILEFGKCVRSHKPGCKYQRCTCFYKPWRRSGKKDVIRNGIVDPKTQLPGESLEALSRMKNTWKFSLRYTPKIIDDKLFIARFYTIVGPTVSEEHIKRLIRIPYPQDDGKAIEFDPEQDSCLLCSTDYNITLNQGPSNNETHLNISIYHCLGPCRSPSDKLWDYSAGPLTPFSQIVFKQDSTLENHSQFSGGATDFFGSDVFEDHFRSWERYQLQQQLWFQELKSRVPELDRGSIRRKWHEAA from the exons ATGCGCCAGAACGACGGACACTCCACGGGCAAGCGACGCAGCCAGCACCTCATGGAGGCAAAGGCGTCCAAAAAGAGACTCCTATGTTCGGATATATTGGTGCTTCCAACCGAAATTCTACTGCTGATCATAGACAACCTGCCGCTGCCATGGAGGTTTTCTTTGGCTTTAACATGCAAATATTTCACGGAACTGACTCATAGAAGCGCCCTCCCGCGTCTCGAAGGCGAAGAGCTGACTGAATTCCTTTTCACTTTGCAAAAGGATATTCCTAACACGTTTTTTTGCTATTGTTGTCATAAGTTGCGTCTGCTTGACCCCAATCTCAAGTGGGAAAGCCAAGCCCATGCATGGACTCTTCGTGATTTCCGGAATTCATACTGGTTGCCCGATTCATGCAATGCCCAGCACGTCTCCCTTCCGGAAAAGTTTCGGCACTCCCTGTTCAGCACCCAAATCTCCTTTATGGAAGCCAATTTGGTCATGAGTCGACATTTTTACGGTTTCTCTCATGGTATACCTCTTCAGAGCCTAGAACGATACAAGTCATTTGAGCATATCCTCGAATTTGGCAAATGCGTCAGATCCCATAAACCGGGATGCAAGTATCAAAGGTGCACCTGCTTCTATAAACCATGGAGGCGCAGTGGAAAGAAAGATGTCATAAGGAATGGAATCGTCGATCCTAAAACCCAGCTTCCAGGAGAGAGTCTCGAAGCTTTATCAAGGATGAAAAACACCTGGAAATTTTCCCTTCGATACACGCCGAAAATTATTGATGACAAGCTCTTTATTGCCAGATTTTATACAATAGTCGGACCTACAGTGTCTGAAGAGCACATCAAAAGGCTTATCAGAA TACCTTATCCTCAGGATGATGGAAAAGCAATCGAATTTGACCCAGAGCAGGATTCGTGCCTATTATGCAGCACAGATTACAACATTACACTCAACCAGGGACCGAGCAACAACGAAACGCACTTGAATATAAGCATTTACCATTGTCTTGGGCCATGCCGCTCCCCAAGCGATAAACTTTGGGATTATTCCGCCGGACCCCTTACACCCTTCTCTCAGATAGTTTTTAAGCAAGATTCTACTCTTGAGAACCACTCCCAGTTCTCCGGGGGTGCCACAGACTTTTTTGGGTCTGATGTTTTTGAAGACCATTTCAGGTCATGGGAACGGTATCAGTTGCAACAACAACTTTGGTTTCAGGAACTTAAATCTCGCGTTCCAGAATTAGACCGTGGAAGTATCCGGCGAAAATGGCACGAAGCAGCATGa
- a CDS encoding uncharacterized protein (EggNog:ENOG41): MNINNFISSISSTHLPIMPLWMCDFENCCRPAVRKSGDCLLCNRHLCSIHLLPSHHTCPQWKDEDAYDPAAGVAKENELEALIARINIRALEDKATHLRHGISCSITPLTSHDVNSLMGGMNCHVEIRFSDGMIWIARIRRSNSKSPSPAVRDYIIQSEVATLKFLHQTNVPVPKVFDFALEQPGNPVGVGFILMEKLQGKALQWDTTTQEQKKKVMQQMTDIFIELHRYPFTLLGSFNNNGTSSEPQVGAIAHELLMDFEHSKMRTIGPFSCPEQYHYSLLQKILSMIVQEEMYSQVAVDAYLIHIFLIDLVPLVTSSCSQNSDTFFYLRHTDDKGDHILVDQDFNITGIIDWEWAQTAPAFQAFKSPTGFLPVQEFYDGSNDLGDDEIVFARLFEEKGRQDLADCVWKGRLQHRFEFCCGYDLEDWDGFVGLFQGLRDAAAVDQGLE, translated from the exons ATGAATATTAACAACTTTATCTCCTCCATATCTTCAACACACTTGCCAATAATGCCGCTATGGATGTGCGATTTCGAAAATTGTTGCCGACCAGCTGTCCGCAAATCGGGTGACTGTCTGCTCTGCAACCGCCATCTATGCTCGATTCATCTGCTGCCCAGCCACCATACATGCCCTCAGTGGAAG gatgaagatgcaTATGATCCTGCGGCTGGAGTGGCCAAAGAGAATGAACTCGAGGCGCTCATTGCTAGAATCAACATCCGTGCTCTTGAAGACAAAGCTACTCATTTGCGGCATGGTATATCTTGCTCCATCACCCCTCTTACTAGCCATGACGTGAATTCCCTGATGGGAGGGATGAACTGCCATGTCGAAATTCGCTTTAGTGATGGAATGATATGGATCGCTCGTATCCGAAGGTCTAATAGTAAATCCCCCTCACCGGCAGTGAGAGACTATATTATCCAGAGTGAGGTTGCGACGCTCAAATTCCTTCATCAAACGAATGTACCTGTTCCCAAAGTCTTTGATTTTGCGCTTGAGCAACCAGGCAACCCGGTTGGTGTCGGCTTCATCCTCATGGAGAAGCTACAGGGCAAAGCTCTACAATGGGACACTACAACtcaagaacaaaagaaaaaggtcaTGCAGCAAATGACAGACATTTTCATTGAGCTTCACAGATACCCTTTCACTCTACTTGGTTCGTTTAATAATAACGGCACTAGTAGTGAACCTCAGGTAGGTGCAATTGCCCACGAGCTGCTCATGGACTTTGAGCACTCGAAAATGCGCACCATTGGGCCCTTTTCTTGCCCAGAGCAGTATCACTATTCTTTGCTTCAAAAAATCCTGAGTATGATTGTACAAGAAGAGATGTATTCTCAAGTGGCAGTCGACGCCTACTTAATACACATATTTCTCATCGACCTGGTTCCATTAGTGACCTCGTCTTGCTCACAAAATAGCGATACGTTTTTTTATCTAAGGCATACGGATGATAAAGGAGACCACATACTGGTTGATCAAGATTTCAACATCACCGGAATTATCGATTGGGAATGGGCCCAAACCGCTCCAGCCTTTCAAGCTTTTAAATCGCCAACAGGATTCTTGCCAGTCCAAGAGTTTTACGATGGCAGCAACGATCTTGGAGATGACGAGATTGTCTTTGCCCGCCTttttgaagaaaaaggccgACAGGATCTTGCCGACTGCGTATGGAAGGGTCGGCTCCAGCATAGATTCGAGTTCTGTTGCGGATACGATCTCGAAGACTGGGATGGCTTTGTAGGCCTTTTTCAGGGCCTTCGCGATGCAGCGGCAGTTGACCAGGGATTGGAATGA
- a CDS encoding uncharacterized protein (EggNog:ENOG41) — MKDEAVRMSWLSGRPQRVFNLRPPLEFSSRYCSYGARWSVMDDQILLTFEEEADGTVIIHPSSVFLADIHDILGKADDVVEFRKIVKLPFNAARSRLLSDRAGFVTAEFREDEKTLILRTHDWDGNTTREITVVAASIDGRLVVNGSSVALCVDNELKKGYCINGSRTLSQILIWNLESGDLTRIDIPQDDRAPQCHSGNFTFVTPSCIALGGHIDPDHDKAYAVLRSISTIPSEKQAGRYFHHHENFEFSNNNDALAIAGSSASNDVIVHYHHSGGRFTVADVGLLTGEIPSESLPTPGYFMDPNLFKDLFHVFTDKFSARTLKGTLNEGLSSLVSNKLLVEEELEYGHDEEKFRGYHNARSFGEFRILYLYDFDQGRCKKLRQLSPNSERPDLEARLKEQNPDARVTVVSRMFYTSIEDDIDKEEDTSPEWEEHFRQLWVTGQARGKGEAEFPVLEFDDPPEGQNNPRMLFTRSMLCLPKIREGEALALTTSAIVELPTNEADGYVHYFGEE, encoded by the exons ATGAAAGACGAAGCAGTCCGTATGAGCTGGCTTAGCGGCCGGCCCCAGCGAGTTTTCAATTTGCGCCCGCCTCTTGAGTTTTCATCACGATATTGCTCATACGGGGCTCGATGGAGCGTCATGGACGATCAGATCCTGTTAACGttcgaagaagaggcagacgGCACAGTCATAATACATCCGTCTTCTGTTTTCCTGGCTGATATTCACGATATTTTGGGAAAAGCTGACGACGTCGTCGAGTTCAGAAAAATCGTTAAGCTGCCGTTCAACGCTGCAAGGTCAAGGCTATTGAGCGACCGAGCGGGGTTCGTCACCGCAGAGTTCAGAGAGGA CGAAAAGACATTGATATTACGCACGCACGACTGGGACGGAAATACTACCAGAGAAATAACAGTAGTTGCGGCCTCGATTGACGGGAGACTCGTCGTTAATGGCTCATCTGTTGCCCTTTGCGTGGACAATGAACTCAAAAAAGGATACTGCATTAATGGTTCCCGCACATTGAGCCAGATTTTAATCTGGAATCTAGAATCAGGAGACTTAACAAGGATCGACATTCCCCAAGACGACCGCGCCCCTCAGTGT CATAGTGGTAATTTTACGTTTGTCACGCCTTCCTGCATCGCTCTGGGTGGTCATATTGACCCTGATCATGACAAAGCATACGCTGTCCTAAGATCAATCTCAACTATTCCTTCAGAGAAGCAGGCTGGTCGATATTTCCACCATCACGAGAACTTTGAGTTCTCAAACAACAATGATGCACTAGCAATTGCAGGTAGTTCTGCTAGTAATGATGTTATTGTTCACTATCATCATAGTGGCGGTCGCTTCACAGTCGCAGACGTGGGTTTGCTCACAGGTGAAATTCCG TCTGAGTCACTCCCAACGCCGGGGTATTTCATGGATCCAAATCTATTCAAGGACCTCTTTCATGTCTTCACGGACAAGTTTAGCGCGCGAACGCTCAAAGGTACGCTGAATGAGGGCCTCTCTAGTCTAGTCAGCAACAAGCTTCTAGTGGAAGAGGAACTTGAATatggccatgatgaagaaaaattcCGTGGGTATCACAATGCTCGCTCGTTTGGAGAGTTCCGAATCCTCTATCTCTACGATTTCGACCAGGGACGCTGCAAGAAATTACGACAGCTTTCGCCTAATTCTGAGCGCCCAGACCTTGAGGCCCGTCTGAAAGAGCAGAACCCTGACGCCAGAGTGACTGTTGTGTCTCGTATGTTCTATACTTCTATTGAAGACGACATTGATAAGGAAGAAGATACCTCGCCAGAATGGGAAGAACACTTCCGACAATTGTGGGTGACTGGTCAGGCGCGCGGGAAGGGAGAGGCCGAGTTCCCAGTGCTTGAATTCGATGACCCTCCAGAAGGCCAAAATAACCCTCGGATGCTATTCACGCGAAGCATGCTTTGCCTTCCTAAAATAAGAGAAGGTGAGGCGCTTGCTTTGACAACATCTGCAATAGTAGAGCTCCCTACAAATGAAGCAGACGGATATGTGCACTATTTTGGAGAAGAGTAG